The proteins below come from a single Streptococcus canis genomic window:
- a CDS encoding LPXTG cell wall anchor domain-containing protein, whose product MTTPDKIPLATGLSETAALPKTSEQSNQLSAQAATVVSLALAAGLSALAYKKEEA is encoded by the coding sequence GTGACTACCCCTGACAAAATTCCTCTGGCAACTGGTCTGTCAGAAACTGCTGCTTTGCCTAAAACAAGTGAGCAGTCAAACCAACTATCTGCTCAAGCAGCTACAGTGGTTAGTCTAGCTCTGGCAGCAGGTTTATCAGCTCTTGCTTACAAAAAAGAAGAGGCATAA